Proteins encoded in a region of the Rutidosis leptorrhynchoides isolate AG116_Rl617_1_P2 chromosome 9, CSIRO_AGI_Rlap_v1, whole genome shotgun sequence genome:
- the LOC139868378 gene encoding uncharacterized protein, translated as MRLCIDYRELNNLTEKNRYPLSRIDDLFDQLQGSSCYSKIDLRSGINGIQVEPAKIETVRNWKIPKSPTQIRQFLDLVSYYKRFIEGFSTISRSLTALTHDGNKDFVIYCDASRQGLGCVMMQPNKVIAYGCQT; from the exons ATGAGACTTtgcatcgactacagagagttgaacaattTGACTGAAAAGAATAGATATCCACTTTcgaggatagatgatttgtttgatcaattacaaggatccagTTGCTACTCAAAAATTGACCTGAGATCAG GtatcaatggtattcaagttgaacCTGCAAAGATAGAGACAGTCAGAAACTGGAAAATTCCTAAGTCGCCAACACAGATCCGGCAATTTCTTGATCTCGTCAGTTACTACAAAAGATTTATTGAGGGTTTTTCTACTATTTCCCGGTcgttaaccgcattgactcacgaTG GAAACAAAGATttcgtgatatattgtgatgcttcacggcaAGGACTTGGTTGCGTGATGATGCAACCAAACAAAGTAATTGCTTATGGATGTCAAACCTAA